In the Polyangiaceae bacterium genome, one interval contains:
- the cas7u gene encoding type I-U CRISPR-associated RAMP protein Csb1/Cas7u: MNSNLKEQADLWLSQAGPVALVLKQHLEPVEGDGSVFFPPTYADVGYNIDKLGDGTLVATVDSVGSQANRLEPMFERGEGGDDSLAKLVPQITIGLAEGKTVSILRAGHRLGDAIIRSSELRDDAQAAFVQFLDNGDATAIAKLAPTSLIFGVWDSRDTQAKLPRLVQSVIRAWDIDPLKRSAQYFPAIDYAALEVFSEEEKAKSEGDPKSPLAKRGFVAVPATEAHGGIVARGPILREMTVNLVAMRRLGGGNGSEALRRYLLGLCLVVATEPMDGYLRAGCLLVPKGGERAQWVEVARTGERKNVGLDSSDVREFARQAASKFGVGPDRVVKFDPNLAKEDLKASDQKGAGKKKTARSKKG; the protein is encoded by the coding sequence ATGAACAGCAACTTGAAGGAACAAGCAGATCTCTGGCTCTCCCAAGCCGGTCCCGTAGCGTTGGTGTTGAAGCAGCACCTTGAGCCCGTCGAGGGGGACGGCAGCGTGTTCTTCCCTCCCACCTACGCCGATGTTGGGTACAACATCGACAAGCTTGGTGATGGGACCTTGGTGGCGACGGTAGATAGCGTCGGCTCGCAAGCAAACCGCCTCGAACCGATGTTCGAGCGAGGTGAAGGCGGAGATGACAGCCTGGCCAAGCTCGTCCCACAGATCACCATCGGGCTTGCTGAGGGAAAGACCGTGTCGATACTGCGCGCCGGGCACAGGCTGGGCGACGCCATTATCCGCTCGTCCGAACTCCGAGACGATGCTCAAGCCGCGTTTGTCCAGTTCCTGGACAATGGCGACGCCACAGCAATCGCCAAGCTTGCGCCAACGTCACTCATCTTTGGCGTCTGGGACTCGCGTGATACTCAGGCAAAGCTGCCACGTCTCGTTCAATCTGTCATCCGCGCGTGGGATATCGATCCGCTGAAACGTTCAGCTCAGTACTTCCCCGCAATCGACTACGCGGCGCTCGAGGTATTCTCGGAAGAAGAGAAGGCCAAGAGCGAAGGCGACCCAAAGTCCCCGCTGGCGAAGCGCGGCTTTGTCGCTGTGCCTGCAACTGAAGCGCATGGCGGAATAGTAGCGCGCGGACCTATCCTGCGAGAAATGACGGTCAACCTGGTTGCCATGCGTCGCCTCGGCGGAGGAAACGGGAGCGAGGCGCTGCGCCGGTACCTGCTCGGACTCTGTCTCGTGGTCGCAACCGAGCCGATGGACGGCTACCTGCGCGCGGGGTGCCTGCTCGTGCCGAAAGGCGGCGAAAGGGCCCAATGGGTCGAAGTCGCGCGGACCGGCGAGCGGAAGAACGTAGGACTGGACAGCTCTGACGTTCGGGAGTTCGCAAGGCAAGCTGCAAGCAAGTTTGGGGTGGGGCCAGATCGTGTTGTGAAGTTTGATCCGAACCTTGCGAAAGAGGACTTGAAGGCAAGCGATCAGAAGGGCGCCGGGAAGAAGAAGACTGCGCGGTCGAAGAAGGGCTGA